In Rosa rugosa chromosome 4, drRosRugo1.1, whole genome shotgun sequence, the genomic stretch TGAATGGGTAGAATTAGAAACAGTTCTGTTATCTCAGTGAATTATGGAGGCCAATCGACTTTTATATATGTTAATATTTGCTTACAGCATCAAGTATTGAATTGTATTTGCATTGTGTCTAAAGGTAATGCTCAGATACATCATACATCTAAACAATTACAATCATGAATATATCATCAACTTCTTACATGTGAAACCATGAAAatcctcttcttctgcttcctTTTCTAAGCGCTAATGGAGTTAAACGCATCACACCTGTGCCTCACCTCTCCCTTACGCCCGGTCTTGATTTCATGAATACTAACCTTCTCCATGGCACGAGCAAAAGCTTTGAAGAATGCAGCCTGGTTTGTAGAGTACAGCTCAACCAAAGGCCTTGTTCTTGGGTCCTTAACCAGAGCATGGTCTGAAGACAAGAGCCCCAGCCCCCTCTTAAGATTTTGATAGTAGACGTTATCAAACTTGCCTGGTGTGATCACATCGTTGAAGGCAGACATGGTTGTGTCTGTTGTGTAATTGGCACAAGTCCTCTTCAATCCTTCGGCCAACTTTGGGTGGAGCTCTGGGTCTGTTGGGGTGGTTTTGCTGTAATGGAAAAGCCGGTCTGTGAATTCCTTGCAGTGAGAGAACCCAATTGTGTGTGCACCGGTTAAAGCAACCATTTCTTCGACTGTAAACCCTTTAGCAGCGAAGAGGTTGATGATGGAATCCATAGTTTGGTTGGCTCTGGCTAGATTCCCCTCCACCCTTGAAGCTTTGGAAACAAAACCATCTTTGCGTCCCAAGCGCACTTTGTAGTATGGACCACCCGCCATTGTCACAAGGTCTCGTGCTGCTTCTGCGAGAATGTCAGCACATGACACAATGCCGGGGCAGGTGAGCTCAAGGGCTGTCTTGGCACGGGTCACAAGGTCAAAGGCATCTGCAGATAGGGAGTGGTTTATCTCAGCGTCGCGCTCCGCCACATTGAAATGGTTTGAGGCAATTAGTATTGATGCATCACAGCCCTCCACCATGCAGTCATGGAAGAAGACACGGAGAGTGCCTGCTGCTGTGGTGGGTTGCGCAGATTGCTTCAGGGTCACCGTCTCCCGGACGATTCTCTGAAATTCGGGGCATGTATTCTTGTAGTAGTCAACAGTGAGCTTCGATTCGGTGAAGGAAATGGAGAGCAAAAGAAGGAAGAGTACGGGAAGAGCCATTTTTGCTTATGACGAGGAAGGGCTGAAAAGCAGGCTTGTTGAGACACCAAGACCTGCTTTGCTTTTGCCTCTGAGTCTGAGATGTTCTAGCTGCTTGAACGGAACAGGGCTAGAGCTCCTCCTTATG encodes the following:
- the LOC133741735 gene encoding peroxidase 41-like, which codes for MALPVLFLLLLSISFTESKLTVDYYKNTCPEFQRIVRETVTLKQSAQPTTAAGTLRVFFHDCMVEGCDASILIASNHFNVAERDAEINHSLSADAFDLVTRAKTALELTCPGIVSCADILAEAARDLVTMAGGPYYKVRLGRKDGFVSKASRVEGNLARANQTMDSIINLFAAKGFTVEEMVALTGAHTIGFSHCKEFTDRLFHYSKTTPTDPELHPKLAEGLKRTCANYTTDTTMSAFNDVITPGKFDNVYYQNLKRGLGLLSSDHALVKDPRTRPLVELYSTNQAAFFKAFARAMEKVSIHEIKTGRKGEVRHRCDAFNSISA